One segment of Deinococcus sp. Leaf326 DNA contains the following:
- a CDS encoding chromate transporter, whose product MTTSLPGARPGPLPEGDSAGGLPPEPTPALLLRTFVGVALAGVGGGLPAHTRRAVTTRGWLSEEDFAETFTLAQLTPGPNAVNLAAMIGARLAGRDGALAAVCGVLLPGLIAMMAVTLVTLSLPGGLPAWLQSALHGAACAALAIMLTAAWPVVRVGARVRGGPVLTALAFAALGVLRLDLLPVLLVLVGAGLVLNWPRPQARPERGA is encoded by the coding sequence ATGACGACTTCCCTGCCCGGCGCGCGGCCGGGACCCCTGCCGGAGGGCGATTCGGCGGGTGGCCTTCCCCCCGAGCCCACGCCGGCCCTGCTGCTACGAACCTTCGTGGGGGTGGCCCTGGCGGGGGTCGGAGGCGGCCTGCCGGCCCATACCCGCCGGGCGGTGACGACGCGGGGGTGGCTGAGCGAGGAGGACTTCGCCGAGACGTTCACGCTCGCGCAGCTCACGCCCGGCCCGAACGCGGTGAACTTGGCGGCCATGATCGGCGCGCGGCTCGCCGGACGCGACGGAGCGCTGGCCGCCGTGTGCGGGGTCCTGCTGCCGGGGTTGATCGCCATGATGGCCGTGACCCTGGTGACGCTGAGCCTGCCCGGCGGCCTCCCCGCCTGGCTCCAGAGCGCGCTGCACGGCGCGGCCTGCGCGGCGCTGGCGATCATGCTCACGGCGGCGTGGCCGGTGGTGCGGGTGGGCGCGCGGGTGCGCGGCGGGCCGGTGCTCACCGCGCTGGCCTTCGCGGCACTGGGCGTGCTGCGGCTGGACCTGCTGCCGGTGCTGCTTGTGCTCGTGGGCGCCGGTCTGGTCCTGAACTGGCCCCGGCCCCAGGCCCGGCCGGAGCGCGGCGCGTGA
- the recN gene encoding DNA repair protein RecN, which yields MTRKARTPTQDAPARRSMPVSPPDAPGSAGAGIARLEVRNLATIAQLSLELGGGFCAFTGETGAGKSIIVDALGLLLGSRASSDLIRSGEDDLLVTGFWDGEQSASRRLSAQGRGNARLDGEVVSLRELQEWAQGRLTIHWQHSAVSLLSAANQRGLLDRRVGARPYAEAYARWRAASARLDDLRATMRERARQIDLLTFQVQEIREVAPQSGEEEPLATDLARLSNLDTVAQSAAAGLELLSDGEMNGLGMIAEAVRALNAGAKYDPLTAQLQDELRVAQEAIRAVVGELRERAENSAPDPEELARVETRLAALGKLRAKYGPALDDVVAFGDMAAAELETLEQDERDAGTLEDEVAALLGDVRREGKLLDAARQAAAGPLAEELLAVIRELGMPHARMTFALSPLEQPAAHGLSDVTLLFGANPGEALGPLSDVASGGELSRVMLAISTVLGADTPSVVFDEVDAGIGGSAALAVASQLARLARSRQVLVVTHLAQIAARADHHYKVEKTVEGGRTVSRVRLLGEDERLEEIARMLGGHTSEAALRHARELRDVPSVPTD from the coding sequence GTGACCCGCAAGGCCCGCACCCCGACCCAGGACGCCCCCGCCCGGCGGTCCATGCCCGTTTCTCCTCCCGACGCGCCAGGGTCGGCCGGCGCCGGCATCGCCCGGCTGGAGGTCCGCAACCTCGCCACCATCGCGCAGCTGTCGCTGGAGCTGGGCGGCGGGTTCTGCGCCTTCACCGGCGAGACGGGCGCCGGCAAGAGCATCATCGTGGACGCGCTGGGACTGCTCCTGGGGTCGCGGGCCAGCAGCGACCTCATCCGCAGCGGCGAGGACGATCTGCTCGTCACGGGCTTCTGGGACGGCGAGCAGAGCGCCAGCCGCCGCCTGAGTGCGCAGGGCCGGGGCAACGCGCGGCTGGACGGCGAGGTCGTGAGCCTGCGCGAGCTCCAGGAGTGGGCGCAGGGCCGCCTCACGATCCACTGGCAGCACAGCGCGGTGAGTCTGCTCTCGGCCGCCAATCAGCGGGGGCTGCTCGACCGCCGGGTGGGGGCGCGGCCCTATGCGGAGGCCTACGCCCGCTGGCGCGCGGCGAGCGCGCGTCTCGACGACCTGCGCGCCACCATGCGCGAGCGCGCCCGCCAGATCGACCTGCTGACCTTCCAGGTCCAGGAGATCCGTGAGGTAGCGCCGCAGTCGGGCGAGGAGGAGCCGCTGGCGACCGATCTCGCGCGGCTCTCGAACCTGGACACGGTCGCGCAGTCGGCGGCGGCGGGCCTGGAACTGCTCAGCGACGGCGAGATGAACGGCCTGGGTATGATCGCCGAGGCGGTGCGCGCCCTGAACGCCGGCGCGAAATACGATCCCCTCACGGCCCAGCTGCAAGACGAGCTGCGCGTGGCCCAGGAGGCCATCCGGGCGGTCGTGGGCGAGCTGCGCGAGCGAGCCGAGAACAGTGCCCCCGACCCCGAGGAACTCGCCCGCGTCGAGACGAGGCTCGCGGCGCTGGGCAAGCTGCGCGCCAAGTACGGTCCGGCCCTGGACGACGTCGTGGCCTTCGGGGACATGGCCGCCGCCGAGCTCGAGACGCTGGAGCAGGACGAGCGCGATGCGGGCACGCTGGAGGACGAGGTGGCGGCCCTGCTCGGGGACGTGCGCCGCGAGGGGAAGCTACTTGACGCCGCGCGGCAGGCGGCGGCCGGACCGCTGGCCGAGGAACTGCTCGCGGTGATCCGTGAACTGGGGATGCCGCACGCGCGCATGACCTTTGCCCTCAGTCCGCTGGAGCAGCCCGCCGCGCACGGCCTGAGCGACGTGACGCTGCTGTTCGGCGCGAACCCCGGCGAGGCGCTGGGGCCGCTGTCGGACGTGGCCTCGGGCGGCGAGCTGTCGCGCGTGATGCTGGCCATCAGCACGGTGCTGGGGGCCGACACGCCCTCGGTGGTCTTCGACGAGGTGGACGCGGGTATCGGCGGCTCGGCGGCGCTGGCGGTGGCCTCGCAGCTCGCGCGGCTGGCGCGCAGCCGGCAGGTGCTCGTCGTGACCCACCTCGCGCAGATCGCCGCCCGCGCCGACCACCACTACAAGGTCGAGAAAACGGTCGAAGGTGGCCGGACGGTCAGCCGCGTGCGCCTGCTGGGCGAGGACGAGCGCCTCGAAGAGATCGCCCGGATGCTGGGCGGCCACACCTCGGAAGCGGCGCTGAGGCACGCGCGCGAGCTGAGGGACGTACCCAGCGTGCCCACCGACTGA
- a CDS encoding restriction endonuclease — MPVPDYQTFMRPVLLILSDGQTWKMRDLYARLAADLSLTDADLAEMLPSGRQSTYMNRIGWAKTYLVKAGALHSPQRGTVEITGRGRQLLAQFPERVTTRALSAFPEFAEFQMGGPAPSAEQNGPAVPQTLSPEEQLDALYADLNASLHADLLAQVRGLTPAQFERLVVQLLVAMGYGGNVRDAGAALGRSGDNGIDGVVKQDALGLDKIYLQAKQWAGNVGSQEVRNFSGSLTYHKAGRGVLLTTAGFSPSAVETARQIGNIVLIGGEQLAELMTEYGVGVLTRSTYLVRRVDGEYFEEL, encoded by the coding sequence GTGCCCGTTCCCGATTACCAGACGTTCATGCGCCCGGTCCTCCTGATTCTCAGCGACGGCCAGACCTGGAAGATGCGTGACCTGTACGCCCGGCTGGCCGCCGACCTGTCTCTGACCGACGCCGACCTGGCCGAGATGCTGCCCAGTGGCCGGCAGTCGACGTACATGAACCGCATTGGCTGGGCCAAGACCTATCTGGTCAAGGCCGGAGCGCTGCACAGTCCCCAGCGCGGCACGGTCGAAATCACCGGGCGCGGACGGCAATTGCTCGCACAGTTTCCGGAGAGGGTGACGACCAGAGCGCTGTCCGCCTTTCCAGAGTTCGCGGAGTTTCAGATGGGTGGTCCGGCGCCTTCCGCAGAGCAGAACGGACCTGCCGTACCGCAGACCCTCTCGCCCGAGGAACAGCTCGACGCCCTGTATGCCGACCTGAACGCCTCGCTACACGCGGACCTGCTCGCGCAGGTGCGGGGGCTGACGCCCGCGCAGTTCGAGCGGCTGGTGGTGCAGCTTCTCGTGGCGATGGGGTACGGCGGCAACGTGCGCGACGCGGGGGCAGCGCTGGGCCGCAGCGGCGACAACGGCATAGACGGGGTAGTCAAACAGGACGCGCTCGGCCTGGACAAGATCTACCTTCAGGCCAAGCAGTGGGCCGGCAACGTCGGCAGTCAGGAGGTCCGCAACTTTTCGGGCAGCCTGACCTACCACAAGGCGGGCCGGGGCGTCCTGCTGACCACGGCCGGCTTCAGCCCCAGCGCGGTCGAGACGGCCCGTCAGATCGGCAATATCGTCCTGATCGGCGGCGAGCAGCTCGCGGAACTGATGACCGAATACGGCGTGGGCGTGCTGACCCGCAGCACCTACCTCGTGCGGCGGGTCGACGGCGAGTATTTCGAGGAGTTGTGA
- a CDS encoding phosphoenolpyruvate carboxylase: MGIRSDVNLLGRTLGQVLREQEGEAFFELVERTRALVRDVRAGGDDRALRELIAGLSSDDASNLARAFTWYFQLVNLAEEYERVRVLSAQTGVRPQSLEQALLDLKAQGVSADEAEALLARLELELTFTAHPTEMRRRTVRNHLVEVARDIPQLSSTHIDEAAGERIAAHVEALWRTPELRRLKPTVQDEVKGGLNYVTSIAQALPMLQRDLTRAFARVYGRPTDARLPLRFSSWMGGDRDGNPFVTPQATRETLALHRERARELMLRAISQAYADLSQEDEAQEDGPEGGQTPEHAPYRTELRELHNAVRDGQAVELLPRLEALRARMEADGQHRSAEQLLTPLLSLARVFGQHLVSLDIREHSGQTGAAVAELLRAAGVEADYLALPEHAKQELLTRELGSRRPLWPAGEPMSETLDTAVGPIREVRDAARTAGPGAFGHYVISMSESVSDVLEPLLLAREVGFRVLPVPLFETLGDLERAPQVVWELLSLPEYRAVLGGDVQEIMLGYSDSNKDAGFLAANWALHEAQRKISDVCRRAGVHWRFFHGRGTSIGRGGGPASRAILGQPAGTIDAGIRITEQGEALADKYSHPVLARRNLEQAMYGLMLAAARPTQDPPQAWMDAMDRAASSSAGAYRALVDDPDFIGFFERVTPIHEISRLNIASRPVRRPGAPTLGNLRAIPWVMSWTQNRANLPGWYGLHGGLGEIGLETARDMYANWPFFRTVLDNAQMSLAKSDPLIFTEYLRLLNGVAGGERLATHLQEAYRDTVEAVQAVVGTELLGNEPRLRESIGLRNPYIDPIHRIQVELLRRSRAEEGGLDEYERPLMLSLQGVAAGVRNTG; encoded by the coding sequence ATGGGCATTCGCAGTGACGTGAATCTGCTGGGACGCACGCTGGGTCAGGTGCTGAGGGAACAGGAGGGCGAGGCCTTCTTCGAGCTGGTGGAACGCACCCGCGCCCTGGTGCGCGACGTGCGCGCCGGTGGCGACGACCGCGCCCTGCGCGAATTGATCGCCGGGCTGAGCAGCGACGACGCCTCGAATCTGGCGCGGGCCTTCACGTGGTACTTCCAGCTTGTGAATCTGGCCGAGGAATACGAGCGGGTGCGCGTGCTGAGCGCCCAGACCGGCGTGCGGCCCCAGAGCCTGGAGCAGGCGCTGCTCGACCTCAAGGCGCAGGGCGTGAGCGCCGACGAGGCCGAGGCCCTGCTCGCGCGGCTGGAACTGGAGCTGACCTTCACCGCCCACCCGACCGAGATGCGGCGGCGCACGGTGCGCAACCACCTTGTCGAGGTGGCGCGCGACATCCCGCAGCTCAGCAGCACACATATTGACGAGGCGGCGGGCGAGCGCATCGCCGCGCACGTCGAGGCGCTGTGGCGCACGCCCGAGCTGCGCCGCCTGAAACCCACCGTGCAGGACGAGGTCAAGGGCGGCCTGAACTACGTCACCAGCATCGCCCAGGCCCTGCCGATGTTGCAGCGCGACCTCACGCGGGCCTTTGCGCGGGTGTACGGCCGCCCGACGGACGCGCGGCTGCCGCTGCGCTTCTCGTCATGGATGGGCGGGGACCGCGACGGCAACCCGTTCGTGACACCGCAGGCCACCCGCGAGACGCTGGCGCTGCACCGCGAACGCGCCCGTGAACTCATGCTGCGCGCCATCAGCCAGGCCTACGCCGACCTGAGCCAGGAGGACGAGGCGCAGGAGGACGGCCCGGAAGGCGGACAGACCCCCGAACACGCCCCCTACCGCACCGAGCTGCGCGAACTGCACAACGCGGTACGTGACGGGCAGGCCGTCGAGCTGCTGCCCCGCCTGGAGGCCCTGCGCGCACGCATGGAGGCCGACGGCCAGCACCGCAGCGCCGAGCAGCTCCTGACGCCGCTGCTGAGCCTCGCGCGGGTGTTCGGGCAGCACCTCGTGAGCCTGGACATCCGCGAGCACTCGGGCCAGACCGGCGCGGCCGTGGCCGAGCTGCTGCGCGCGGCGGGTGTGGAGGCCGACTACCTCGCGCTGCCCGAGCACGCCAAGCAGGAACTCCTGACGCGCGAACTCGGCTCGCGCCGCCCGCTATGGCCGGCGGGCGAGCCGATGTCGGAGACGCTGGACACGGCAGTCGGCCCCATCCGCGAGGTGCGTGACGCGGCGCGCACCGCCGGGCCGGGGGCCTTCGGGCACTACGTCATCAGCATGTCCGAGAGCGTCAGTGACGTGCTTGAGCCTCTACTGCTGGCGCGCGAGGTGGGCTTCCGGGTGCTGCCAGTGCCGCTGTTCGAGACGCTCGGCGACCTGGAGCGCGCCCCACAGGTCGTGTGGGAACTACTCTCGCTGCCCGAGTACCGCGCGGTGCTGGGCGGCGACGTGCAGGAGATCATGCTGGGCTACAGCGACTCGAACAAGGACGCGGGCTTTCTGGCCGCCAACTGGGCGCTGCACGAGGCCCAGCGCAAGATCAGCGACGTGTGCCGCCGCGCCGGGGTGCACTGGCGCTTTTTTCACGGCCGCGGCACGAGCATCGGGCGCGGCGGCGGCCCGGCCAGCCGCGCGATTCTGGGGCAGCCGGCCGGCACTATCGACGCGGGGATCCGCATCACCGAGCAGGGAGAGGCTCTGGCTGACAAGTACAGCCACCCTGTGCTGGCGCGGCGCAACTTGGAGCAGGCCATGTACGGCCTGATGCTGGCAGCGGCCCGCCCCACCCAGGACCCCCCCCAGGCCTGGATGGACGCGATGGACCGCGCCGCGTCCAGCAGCGCCGGGGCCTACCGCGCCCTGGTGGACGACCCCGATTTCATCGGCTTTTTCGAGCGGGTCACGCCCATCCACGAGATCTCACGCCTGAACATCGCCTCACGTCCAGTGCGGCGGCCCGGCGCCCCTACCCTGGGCAACCTGCGCGCCATTCCCTGGGTCATGAGCTGGACCCAGAACCGCGCCAACCTGCCCGGCTGGTACGGCCTGCACGGGGGCCTGGGCGAGATTGGGCTGGAGACGGCGCGCGACATGTACGCGAACTGGCCCTTTTTCCGGACCGTGCTGGACAACGCCCAGATGAGCCTCGCCAAGAGCGACCCCCTGATCTTCACCGAGTACCTGCGCCTGCTGAACGGCGTGGCAGGGGGCGAACGGCTGGCCACGCACCTGCAGGAGGCCTACCGCGACACCGTGGAGGCCGTGCAGGCGGTGGTGGGTACCGAACTGCTAGGCAATGAACCCCGCCTGCGCGAGAGCATCGGGCTGCGTAACCCGTACATCGACCCCATTCACCGCATCCAGGTTGAGCTGCTGCGCCGGTCGCGCGCCGAGGAAGGCGGCCTCGACGAGTACGAGCGCCCCCTCATGCTGAGCCTTCAGGGTGTCGCGGCAGGGGTGCGAAACACGGGCTGA
- a CDS encoding DUF4174 domain-containing protein, which produces MTLVARLLAVTALGSGLAGTASLNLRTGAGQPWSLSGVLGRERVLVVNRPSAAYLAEMRRQDAVLQGYDLRVVALLPPGDVRLRGPGTLMLTLLADPGGQAGAQYGPATLIGKDTGVKARYGSPPSLKTVGSLIDTMPMRQQERRSR; this is translated from the coding sequence ATGACCCTCGTTGCTCGCCTGCTCGCCGTGACGGCCCTGGGAAGTGGGCTGGCCGGCACCGCGTCCCTGAATCTCCGGACCGGTGCCGGACAACCCTGGTCGCTGTCGGGCGTCCTGGGACGCGAGCGGGTGCTCGTCGTAAACCGGCCCTCCGCTGCCTACCTGGCAGAGATGCGCCGCCAGGACGCGGTATTGCAGGGTTACGACCTGCGCGTGGTGGCCCTGCTGCCGCCCGGCGACGTCCGGCTGCGGGGGCCCGGCACCCTCATGCTCACCCTGCTGGCCGACCCCGGTGGCCAGGCGGGTGCGCAGTACGGCCCCGCGACCCTGATCGGCAAGGACACGGGCGTGAAGGCGCGTTACGGCTCGCCTCCCAGTCTGAAGACGGTCGGCAGCCTCATCGATACCATGCCCATGCGCCAGCAGGAGCGGCGCAGCCGCTAG
- the miaB gene encoding tRNA (N6-isopentenyl adenosine(37)-C2)-methylthiotransferase MiaB gives MKAHLITYGCQMNEYDTHLVQSQLVSFGADIVDSVDEADFVLVNTCAVRGKPVDKVRSLLGELRKQKAQRSLVVGMMGCLAQLEEGQQIARKFEVDVLLGPGSLLDIGKALESSERFWGLQFKDELHGHIPPSPAGKLQAHLTIMRGCDHHCTYCIVPTTRGPQVSRSPDDILRELDLQLAAGVQEVTLLGQNVNAYGVDGGARLAGYPSFADLLRQVGRSGVRRVKFTTSHPMNFTEDVAAAMAETPAVCEFVHLPVQSGSNRVLRRMAREYTREKYLEHIAQIRRHMPNAVLATDIIVGFPGETEEDFQETLSLYDEVGYDSAYMFIYSPRPGTPSYKHFADLPRELKTERLQRLIARQKEWSNRKNAEKVGTVQEVLLRGDAHESGFLEGHTRGNHPTVVPKAVGADGAGIVRVRIEHATPHMMYGKILGADGLPLPELPRFTPESAALSSPLQMV, from the coding sequence ATGAAGGCACACCTGATCACCTACGGGTGTCAGATGAACGAGTACGACACGCACCTGGTGCAGAGCCAGCTCGTGAGTTTCGGCGCGGACATCGTGGATAGCGTGGACGAGGCTGACTTCGTCCTGGTCAACACCTGCGCCGTGCGCGGCAAGCCGGTGGACAAGGTCCGCTCGCTGCTGGGCGAGTTGCGTAAGCAAAAGGCGCAGCGCTCGCTGGTCGTCGGCATGATGGGCTGCCTCGCGCAGCTTGAAGAGGGCCAGCAGATCGCCCGCAAGTTCGAGGTGGACGTGCTGCTGGGACCCGGCAGTCTGCTCGACATCGGCAAGGCGCTGGAGAGCAGCGAGCGCTTCTGGGGCCTGCAGTTCAAAGACGAGCTGCACGGCCACATCCCGCCGTCGCCCGCGGGCAAGTTGCAGGCCCACCTGACCATCATGCGCGGCTGTGATCACCACTGCACCTACTGCATCGTGCCGACCACGCGCGGCCCGCAGGTCAGCCGCTCGCCGGACGACATCCTGCGCGAGCTCGACCTGCAACTCGCGGCGGGCGTGCAGGAAGTGACGCTGCTGGGCCAGAACGTGAACGCCTACGGCGTGGACGGCGGCGCGCGGCTGGCCGGCTACCCGTCCTTCGCCGACCTGCTGCGGCAGGTGGGCCGGAGCGGCGTGCGGCGGGTCAAATTCACGACCTCGCACCCCATGAACTTCACCGAGGACGTGGCGGCCGCGATGGCCGAGACGCCCGCCGTGTGCGAGTTCGTGCACCTGCCGGTGCAGAGCGGCTCCAACCGCGTGCTGCGGCGCATGGCCCGCGAGTACACCCGCGAGAAGTACCTGGAGCACATCGCCCAGATTCGCAGGCACATGCCGAACGCCGTTCTGGCGACCGACATCATCGTGGGCTTTCCCGGCGAGACCGAGGAAGACTTTCAGGAGACCCTCTCCCTGTACGACGAGGTGGGCTACGACTCGGCGTACATGTTTATCTACTCGCCCCGGCCCGGCACGCCCAGCTACAAGCACTTTGCCGACCTGCCGCGCGAGCTCAAGACCGAGCGGCTCCAGCGCCTGATCGCCCGGCAGAAGGAGTGGTCCAACCGCAAGAACGCCGAGAAGGTCGGCACTGTGCAGGAGGTGCTGCTGCGCGGCGACGCCCACGAGTCCGGGTTTCTCGAAGGTCACACGCGCGGCAACCATCCCACCGTGGTCCCCAAGGCGGTCGGGGCGGACGGCGCGGGCATCGTGCGGGTCCGCATCGAGCACGCCACACCGCACATGATGTACGGCAAGATTCTGGGCGCCGACGGTTTACCGTTGCCCGAGCTGCCGCGGTTCACCCCCGAGTCGGCCGCCCTGAGCAGCCCGCTCCAGATGGTCTGA
- the ilvD gene encoding dihydroxy-acid dehydratase, which produces MTDTTVKRKLNWNSHHVTQGDERAPNRAMLRAVGFQDGDFEKPIIGVAHAQSNITPCNNGLGELAGHITDAITGGGGMPQVYGTITVSDGISMGTEGMKCSLVSREVIADSIETVSRGQSHDGVIVVGGCDKNMPGAMIGISRLNIPAIFVYGGTIKPGKLNGQDLTIVSVFEAVGSFGAGKITREEFEAVEKKACPGNGSCGGMYTANTMSSAFEAMGMSLPYSSTMSAVDAEKATSSADSARALLKLIENDIRPKDIMTKEAFENAITVIMAVGGSTNAVLHLMAIAHAADIDLTLEDFERIRERTPVFCDLKPSGKYVATDLHDVGGIPRVMKMLLKAGLLHGDCLTVTGKTVAENLADEPDLPEAGQDVIRDYSDPLYVQGHLAILRGNLAPEGSVAKISGLKSIKITGPARVFDSEEDAMHAIMGDQIRAGDVLVIRYEGPKGGPGMREMLSPTSAIIGKGLGDSVGLITDGRFSGGTYGLVVGHVAPEAYVGGPIALVHEGDTIELNAETCELTLHVPEDEIERRRGEWVAPAPRYTRGVLAKYAKLVSSAAVGAYTD; this is translated from the coding sequence ATGACGGACACGACGGTCAAGCGCAAACTCAACTGGAACTCGCACCACGTCACCCAGGGCGACGAACGCGCCCCCAACCGCGCCATGCTGCGGGCCGTGGGCTTTCAGGACGGCGATTTCGAGAAGCCGATCATCGGAGTGGCGCACGCGCAGAGCAACATCACGCCCTGCAACAACGGCCTGGGCGAGCTGGCCGGGCACATCACCGACGCGATCACGGGCGGCGGCGGGATGCCCCAGGTCTACGGCACGATCACCGTGTCGGACGGCATTTCGATGGGCACCGAAGGCATGAAGTGCAGCCTCGTGAGCCGCGAGGTCATCGCCGACAGCATTGAGACCGTCTCGCGGGGCCAGTCCCACGACGGCGTGATCGTGGTGGGCGGCTGCGACAAGAATATGCCGGGCGCCATGATCGGCATTTCGCGCCTGAACATCCCCGCCATTTTCGTGTACGGCGGCACCATCAAGCCGGGCAAGCTGAACGGACAGGACCTGACCATCGTCAGCGTGTTCGAGGCGGTCGGGTCCTTCGGCGCAGGCAAGATCACCCGCGAGGAGTTCGAGGCGGTCGAGAAGAAGGCCTGTCCCGGCAACGGCTCGTGCGGCGGCATGTACACCGCCAACACCATGTCCTCGGCCTTCGAGGCGATGGGCATGAGTCTGCCCTACTCCTCGACCATGAGCGCGGTGGACGCCGAGAAGGCCACCTCCAGCGCCGATAGCGCCCGCGCCCTGCTGAAACTCATCGAGAACGATATCCGGCCCAAGGACATCATGACCAAGGAGGCGTTCGAGAACGCCATCACGGTCATCATGGCGGTCGGCGGCAGCACGAACGCGGTCCTGCACCTCATGGCGATTGCCCACGCCGCCGACATCGACCTCACGCTGGAGGACTTCGAGCGCATCCGCGAGCGCACGCCGGTGTTCTGCGACCTCAAGCCCAGCGGCAAGTACGTGGCGACCGACCTGCACGACGTGGGCGGCATTCCGCGCGTGATGAAGATGCTCCTGAAGGCCGGGCTGCTGCACGGCGACTGCCTGACCGTGACCGGCAAGACGGTGGCCGAGAATCTGGCCGACGAGCCCGACCTGCCGGAAGCCGGCCAGGACGTGATCCGCGACTACAGCGACCCGCTGTACGTGCAGGGCCACCTCGCCATCCTGCGCGGCAACCTCGCGCCCGAGGGCAGCGTCGCCAAGATCTCGGGCCTCAAGAGCATCAAGATCACCGGCCCGGCCCGCGTGTTCGACAGCGAAGAGGACGCCATGCACGCCATCATGGGCGACCAGATCCGAGCCGGCGACGTGCTCGTCATCCGCTATGAAGGCCCCAAAGGTGGCCCCGGCATGCGCGAGATGCTCAGCCCGACCTCGGCCATCATCGGCAAGGGCTTGGGCGACAGCGTGGGCCTCATCACCGACGGGCGCTTCTCGGGCGGCACCTACGGCCTGGTCGTGGGCCACGTCGCGCCCGAGGCCTACGTGGGTGGCCCCATCGCCCTGGTCCATGAGGGCGACACCATCGAGCTGAACGCCGAGACCTGCGAGCTGACACTGCACGTGCCGGAAGACGAGATTGAGCGCCGCCGGGGCGAATGGGTGGCCCCGGCTCCCCGCTACACGCGCGGCGTGCTCGCCAAGTACGCCAAGCTGGTCAGCAGCGCGGCGGTGGGGGCCTACACCGACTGA
- a CDS encoding chromate transporter: protein MSVPVGHALNEWPALLLEFARLGLISFGGTNIAEMERVLVGEHGWITATTLANGFALGQLMPGPNMLAVTHYGYVAAGPWGALLATLAFYGPTALLSAVAALLWRRHSAHPWMGAFRNALLPFGGGVILSGALVLGQTSVRGTLAAALALVCLLLLWKTKVNSALVVLGAAAVGALLGL, encoded by the coding sequence GTGAGTGTGCCGGTCGGTCACGCCCTGAACGAGTGGCCCGCCCTGCTGCTGGAGTTCGCGCGGCTGGGCCTGATCTCGTTCGGCGGCACGAACATTGCCGAGATGGAACGCGTCCTCGTGGGTGAGCACGGCTGGATCACGGCGACCACCCTCGCCAACGGCTTCGCACTGGGCCAGCTCATGCCGGGGCCGAATATGCTGGCGGTCACGCACTACGGCTACGTGGCGGCCGGCCCGTGGGGCGCGCTGCTGGCCACGCTGGCCTTCTACGGCCCCACCGCCCTGCTCAGTGCCGTGGCCGCGCTGCTGTGGCGCCGGCACAGCGCGCATCCCTGGATGGGCGCTTTCCGCAACGCCCTGCTGCCCTTCGGCGGCGGGGTGATCCTGTCAGGGGCTCTGGTCCTGGGCCAGACAAGTGTGCGCGGCACGCTGGCGGCGGCCCTGGCCCTGGTGTGCCTGCTGCTGCTGTGGAAGACGAAGGTCAACTCGGCCCTGGTGGTGCTGGGCGCGGCGGCAGTCGGGGCGCTGCTGGGGCTGTAG
- a CDS encoding aldo/keto reductase yields MDYVRLGQSGLRVSRISLGTMTYGDPAWRDWVLPEDQSRPFYQRALELGINFFDTADVYSQGVSEEITGRALKDFARRDQVVIATKVHGKMGDGPNDHGLSRGHIMSAVQASLKRLGTDYIDLYQIHRFDPETPILETMTALHDLVRMGAVRYIGASSMAAYQFAKMQHAADLHGLTRFVSMQNHYNLVYREEEREMLPLCREDGVGVIPWSPLARGFLAGNRKAGEAQTTRARSDKFGESMYRTEDDYAVQARVAEIAAQIGVPAAQVATAWLLAQPGVSAPIIGASKMPHLEDAVAALSVRLTAEQMAALEEPYRPHPVLGF; encoded by the coding sequence ATGGACTATGTACGGTTGGGACAGAGCGGCCTGAGGGTGTCGCGGATCTCTCTGGGCACCATGACCTACGGCGACCCGGCGTGGCGCGACTGGGTGCTGCCCGAGGACCAGAGCCGTCCCTTCTACCAGCGTGCGCTGGAACTGGGCATCAACTTTTTCGACACGGCCGACGTGTACTCGCAGGGTGTCAGCGAGGAGATCACCGGCCGGGCACTCAAAGACTTCGCTCGCCGCGATCAGGTGGTCATCGCCACCAAGGTGCACGGCAAGATGGGGGACGGTCCCAACGACCACGGTCTCTCACGCGGGCACATCATGAGCGCCGTGCAGGCCAGCCTGAAACGCCTGGGCACCGACTATATCGACCTGTACCAGATTCACCGGTTCGACCCCGAGACGCCCATTCTGGAAACCATGACGGCCCTGCATGACCTCGTGCGGATGGGGGCGGTGCGCTACATCGGCGCGAGCAGCATGGCGGCCTACCAGTTCGCCAAGATGCAGCATGCCGCCGACCTGCACGGCCTGACCCGGTTCGTGAGTATGCAGAACCACTACAACCTCGTATACCGCGAGGAGGAACGCGAGATGCTGCCCCTGTGCCGCGAGGACGGGGTGGGCGTCATTCCCTGGAGTCCGCTCGCTCGCGGCTTCCTGGCGGGCAACCGCAAGGCCGGCGAGGCCCAGACCACCCGGGCCCGCAGCGACAAGTTCGGCGAGTCGATGTACCGCACCGAGGACGACTACGCCGTGCAGGCCCGCGTGGCCGAGATCGCCGCGCAGATCGGTGTGCCTGCCGCCCAGGTGGCGACCGCGTGGCTGCTGGCCCAGCCGGGCGTGAGCGCGCCCATCATCGGCGCGAGCAAGATGCCCCACCTCGAAGACGCGGTGGCGGCCCTGTCGGTGCGGCTCACGGCCGAGCAGATGGCGGCCCTCGAGGAGCCGTATCGCCCGCACCCGGTCCTGGGGTTCTGA